The following proteins come from a genomic window of Aequorivita marisscotiae:
- a CDS encoding Gfo/Idh/MocA family protein, with product MLKAGVLGAGHLGKIHLKLLQQSTKYELVGFYDASKEASEKIESEFGYKSFPSMESLIDASEMVVVVTPTSKHFECAKMVINAGKHLFIEKPITQTVTQAEEIRDLAKLKKVRGQVGQVERFNPAFQAIKDKIHNPMFIETHRLSEFNPRGTDVSVVLDLMIHDIDAILSVVKSPVKAVSASGVSVISETPDIANARIEFENGCVANLTASRISLKSMRKARFFQRDAYISVDFLEKKCEVVKMKNAPEKLDDFAMVLTNAEGVKKQIYFENPKIEANNAILDELESFYEAIKADRTPEVSLKQGTEALRVAMLIIENFKKI from the coding sequence ATGCTAAAAGCAGGAGTTCTGGGTGCTGGTCACCTTGGAAAAATACATTTAAAATTGCTGCAACAATCTACTAAATACGAACTTGTAGGTTTCTACGATGCCAGCAAAGAGGCTTCAGAAAAAATAGAATCTGAATTTGGCTACAAGAGTTTTCCATCTATGGAAAGCCTTATAGATGCAAGCGAAATGGTAGTTGTAGTTACTCCTACCAGTAAACATTTTGAATGTGCTAAAATGGTAATTAATGCCGGCAAGCATCTTTTTATTGAAAAACCAATTACCCAAACCGTAACGCAAGCTGAAGAAATTCGCGATTTGGCAAAGCTTAAAAAAGTTCGCGGACAAGTGGGGCAGGTTGAGCGTTTTAACCCTGCATTCCAGGCAATTAAAGATAAAATTCACAACCCAATGTTTATTGAAACCCACAGGCTGTCGGAATTTAATCCACGCGGGACCGATGTTTCAGTAGTTTTAGATTTAATGATCCACGACATTGACGCTATTTTAAGTGTAGTAAAAAGCCCTGTAAAAGCGGTGAGTGCCAGTGGGGTTTCGGTTATTAGCGAAACACCGGATATTGCTAATGCCAGAATAGAATTTGAAAACGGTTGCGTAGCTAATTTAACGGCTAGCCGTATTTCGCTAAAAAGCATGCGCAAAGCACGCTTTTTTCAGCGCGATGCTTATATATCTGTAGATTTTCTTGAGAAAAAATGTGAAGTGGTAAAAATGAAAAACGCACCCGAAAAGCTGGATGATTTTGCCATGGTACTTACCAATGCCGAAGGCGTAAAAAAACAAATTTATTTTGAAAATCCAAAGATTGAAGCCAACAACGCAATTCTTGACGAGCTTGAAAGTTTTTACGAAGCAATTAAAGCAGACCGCACCCCCGAAGTATCTCTTAAACAAGGTACCGAAGCCCTGCGGGTTGCGATGTTGATAATTGAAAATTTTAAAAAAATATAG
- a CDS encoding GNAT family N-acetyltransferase: protein MAIPFPVIITERLNLRKIVPADFERVHFFRTDKAINKFIKRAAQTNQMTIAHIEKITADLRQNKSITWGITTKKSDILIGSICLWNFSEDKKTAEVGYVLDPKFQGQGIMSEALKAVLNFGFSQGGFQIIEAFTDYRNIPSKSLLKQHGFIPSTTRKDIHNQDNVVFYLNR, encoded by the coding sequence ATGGCTATTCCTTTTCCAGTTATTATTACAGAACGTTTAAATCTTCGGAAAATAGTGCCTGCAGATTTTGAAAGGGTACATTTTTTCAGAACCGATAAAGCAATTAATAAATTTATAAAAAGAGCAGCGCAAACAAACCAAATGACCATTGCGCATATTGAAAAAATTACTGCCGATTTACGACAAAACAAATCTATTACCTGGGGAATTACAACAAAGAAATCGGACATTTTAATTGGCTCAATATGTTTGTGGAATTTTTCAGAAGATAAAAAAACCGCCGAAGTTGGATACGTCCTCGATCCAAAATTTCAGGGCCAGGGAATTATGAGCGAAGCATTAAAAGCAGTTTTAAATTTTGGGTTTAGCCAAGGCGGTTTCCAAATCATTGAAGCCTTTACAGATTATAGGAATATTCCGTCAAAAAGCCTACTAAAACAGCATGGATTTATTCCAAGCACAACACGTAAAGATATTCATAACCAAGACAATGTGGTGTTTTACTTAAACCGTTAG
- a CDS encoding CsbD family protein yields MNEDQFKGKWNQVKGKFKQEYADLTDDDLKYAEGKSDELLGRLQEKTGKTKEELKDQIDKW; encoded by the coding sequence ATGAATGAAGATCAGTTTAAAGGAAAATGGAATCAAGTAAAAGGTAAGTTTAAGCAAGAATATGCAGATCTTACTGATGATGACCTAAAGTATGCCGAAGGAAAATCTGACGAATTACTTGGACGTCTTCAAGAAAAAACCGGAAAGACAAAAGAAGAGTTGAAGGACCAAATTGACAAGTGGTAG
- a CDS encoding DUF1015 domain-containing protein gives MAKIIPFKAVRPTRDKVSLLAARSYESYTAMQVESRLRDNPFSFLHIVNPGYKYQKEISGEERYGLVRNRYQEFKEDGIFMQDEKPSFYIYKIVNRDGRKFHGIVAAASVQDYEDDVIKKHEDTLEFREVIFKEYLKTVGFNAEAVLLTYPDNDKLGAIISEIMQTRPEYEFTTTYRDTHYLWNVDESALLEKIQKIYAEMPALYIADGHHRSASSYLLAKDLKVENPQHTGDEPYNYFMSFLIPESDLKIYEFNRLIKDLNGMTKEEFLIKLDEYFRIENRGMDYYKPSKLHHFSMYLDGEFYSLYLRKTKYQINNALDALDTHILYVTILKPLLGIEDLRNDQRIEYAHGKKDLAYVKTVVDSGTFAVGFGLVPVTTAELRQIADEGLKMPPKSTYIEPKLRSGVTVYEF, from the coding sequence TTGGCAAAAATAATTCCTTTTAAAGCCGTCCGGCCTACGCGAGACAAAGTGAGTTTACTAGCAGCACGTTCGTACGAAAGTTACACGGCAATGCAGGTAGAATCGCGCTTGCGAGATAATCCGTTTTCGTTTTTGCACATTGTAAATCCAGGGTACAAATACCAAAAAGAGATTTCTGGCGAAGAACGTTACGGGTTGGTGCGCAATCGCTATCAAGAATTTAAGGAGGACGGAATATTTATGCAGGACGAAAAGCCTTCGTTTTACATTTATAAAATCGTTAATCGAGATGGCCGAAAATTTCACGGCATCGTGGCAGCTGCAAGCGTGCAAGATTACGAGGACGATGTTATTAAAAAACACGAAGATACGTTGGAGTTTCGAGAAGTGATTTTTAAGGAATATTTAAAAACAGTTGGTTTTAATGCAGAAGCAGTACTCCTAACCTATCCCGATAATGACAAATTAGGGGCAATTATTTCCGAAATAATGCAAACCCGGCCGGAGTACGAATTTACCACAACTTATAGAGACACCCACTATTTATGGAATGTTGATGAAAGTGCATTGTTGGAAAAAATTCAAAAAATATATGCAGAAATGCCAGCTTTATATATTGCGGACGGTCATCACCGCTCCGCCTCTTCCTATTTGTTAGCTAAGGACTTAAAGGTAGAAAACCCGCAGCATACGGGAGATGAGCCCTATAATTACTTTATGAGTTTCCTGATTCCCGAGAGCGATCTAAAAATTTATGAATTCAACCGTTTAATAAAAGACCTAAACGGTATGACCAAAGAAGAGTTTTTAATTAAACTGGATGAATATTTCAGAATTGAAAATCGCGGAATGGATTACTATAAACCTTCTAAACTGCATCATTTCAGTATGTATTTAGACGGCGAATTTTATTCATTGTACCTTCGTAAAACGAAATACCAAATAAACAATGCCCTCGATGCTTTAGACACGCATATTTTGTATGTTACAATTTTAAAGCCACTTTTAGGCATTGAAGATTTAAGAAACGATCAACGAATAGAATACGCACACGGCAAAAAAGACTTGGCGTATGTAAAAACAGTAGTAGATTCTGGCACATTTGCAGTTGGTTTTGGCTTGGTGCCCGTCACCACCGCAGAGTTGCGACAAATTGCTGATGAAGGTTTAAAAATGCCTCCCAAAAGTACGTATATTGAACCCAAACTTCGAAGTGGTGTTACGGTTTATGAGTTTTAA
- the smpB gene encoding SsrA-binding protein SmpB: protein MAIQKNVKIKNRKARFEYEILDTYTAGIVLRGTEIKAIREGKASIAESFCEFSNGELFVINMTVQEYSHATHYNHSPKSERKLLLNRSELKKLEKEVKNSGLTIIPLVLFTNSKGLAKIDIALARGKKQFDKREVIKERDSKRQLSRIKKAFNN, encoded by the coding sequence ATGGCAATTCAGAAAAACGTAAAAATTAAAAACCGAAAGGCACGATTTGAGTATGAAATTCTCGACACCTACACGGCTGGCATTGTGCTTCGAGGCACCGAAATAAAAGCAATTCGCGAAGGAAAAGCTTCTATTGCCGAAAGTTTTTGCGAATTTAGCAACGGCGAACTTTTTGTAATTAATATGACCGTGCAAGAGTACAGCCACGCCACACATTACAATCACTCTCCAAAAAGCGAACGCAAGCTTCTTTTAAATAGAAGTGAACTTAAAAAACTAGAAAAGGAAGTAAAAAATAGCGGACTTACAATTATTCCGTTGGTTCTTTTTACGAACAGTAAAGGCCTAGCAAAGATTGATATTGCATTAGCTCGAGGGAAAAAGCAATTTGATAAGCGCGAAGTAATAAAAGAACGTGATTCCAAAAGACAACTTAGCAGAATTAAAAAAGCTTTTAACAATTAA
- a CDS encoding YggS family pyridoxal phosphate-dependent enzyme, whose translation MTISENLKHFNSKLPTNVTLVAVTKTKPVSDLMEAYNAGHRVFGENKVQEMEQKWQEMPKDIQWHMIGHVQRNKVKYMAPFVSLIHAVDSDKLLKEINKEAGKNDRIINCLLQIKIAEEESKFGMSEEDATNLLDSEEIKNLKNVSIVGLMGMATFTDNEQQISEEFKKLKNTFDHFKEKYNQFTILSMGMSGDYKIAITNGSTMIRVGSAIFGERNY comes from the coding sequence ATGACGATTTCAGAAAATTTAAAACATTTTAATTCCAAATTACCTACAAATGTTACCCTTGTGGCGGTTACTAAAACCAAGCCCGTTAGCGATTTAATGGAAGCTTATAATGCTGGGCACCGTGTTTTTGGTGAAAACAAAGTACAGGAAATGGAGCAGAAATGGCAAGAAATGCCAAAAGATATTCAATGGCACATGATTGGCCATGTGCAACGTAACAAGGTAAAATATATGGCACCGTTTGTGAGTTTAATTCACGCGGTAGATAGTGACAAACTTTTAAAGGAAATAAATAAAGAAGCTGGAAAAAACGATCGTATTATTAACTGCTTACTTCAAATAAAAATAGCAGAAGAAGAAAGTAAATTTGGCATGAGCGAAGAAGATGCTACAAATCTTCTCGATTCCGAGGAGATTAAAAACCTAAAAAATGTAAGTATTGTAGGGCTCATGGGGATGGCAACCTTTACAGATAATGAGCAGCAGATTTCGGAAGAATTTAAAAAATTAAAAAATACTTTTGATCACTTCAAAGAGAAATACAATCAATTTACCATTCTTAGTATGGGCATGAGCGGGGACTATAAAATTGCCATAACTAATGGCAGTACCATGATTCGCGTGGGCAGCGCCATTTTTGGAGAACGCAATTATTAA
- a CDS encoding protein-L-isoaspartate(D-aspartate) O-methyltransferase has translation MKDTFTHQGMRKKLVETLKQKGIADKNVLQAIGKIPRHLFMDSGFVGHAYVDKAFPIAADQTISQPYTVARQTELLEVKKGDKILEIGTGSGYQASVLLEMGAVLFTIERQNELFKKTKLFLPKLGYKPKRMIFGDGYIGLEEEAPFDGIIVTAGAPFVPNALLAQLKVGGKLVIPVGENVQIMTVFTRKSDTEFEKEEYGEFRFVPLLEDKN, from the coding sequence GTGAAAGATACATTTACCCATCAAGGAATGCGAAAAAAATTGGTTGAAACGCTTAAACAGAAAGGTATTGCCGATAAAAACGTGTTGCAGGCCATTGGTAAAATTCCGCGGCATCTCTTTATGGATTCCGGTTTCGTGGGACACGCTTATGTTGACAAAGCTTTTCCGATTGCAGCAGATCAAACTATTTCGCAACCCTATACCGTTGCCCGGCAAACCGAACTTTTAGAAGTTAAAAAGGGCGATAAGATTCTTGAGATTGGAACGGGAAGTGGTTACCAAGCATCGGTACTTTTAGAGATGGGAGCAGTACTATTTACAATTGAAAGACAAAATGAACTATTTAAAAAAACAAAACTTTTTCTTCCGAAGCTCGGATACAAACCCAAACGTATGATTTTTGGCGACGGCTATATTGGCCTTGAAGAAGAAGCTCCTTTTGATGGGATTATTGTAACTGCAGGCGCGCCTTTTGTTCCAAATGCATTGTTGGCACAATTAAAAGTTGGTGGAAAATTGGTTATTCCCGTTGGCGAAAATGTGCAAATTATGACGGTGTTTACCCGTAAATCCGATACCGAATTTGAGAAGGAAGAATACGGAGAGTTTAGATTTGTTCCGCTTTTGGAAGATAAAAACTAA
- a CDS encoding SixA phosphatase family protein: MKHILLLLTLMPLFTFCGQQKDKDDNSTKTESTNQIDTENFSATYYLLRHAEKDRTDPTNQDPALNIDGMMRAKRWASYFEPIKIDEIYITKYVRTKQTISLIAQQKAISPIRYDPNTIYSEEFLKQTNGKTVLIAGHSNTTPQLVNKLIGEEKYKEMDDSDNATLFKVTIDGNDKKVETITVD, translated from the coding sequence ATGAAACATATACTTTTATTACTAACACTTATGCCGTTATTCACTTTCTGTGGGCAACAAAAAGATAAAGACGATAACAGCACCAAAACCGAATCTACAAACCAAATAGATACCGAAAATTTTAGCGCTACTTACTATTTACTTCGCCATGCCGAAAAAGATCGTACAGACCCCACAAATCAGGATCCTGCGCTCAATATTGATGGAATGATGCGCGCCAAAAGATGGGCGTCGTACTTTGAACCCATTAAAATTGATGAAATTTACATAACCAAATATGTGCGTACCAAACAGACTATTTCGCTTATCGCACAGCAAAAGGCAATTTCGCCAATACGCTACGATCCCAATACTATATATTCCGAAGAATTTTTAAAACAAACAAACGGCAAAACCGTATTAATCGCTGGTCATAGCAATACAACGCCGCAACTGGTAAACAAGCTAATTGGTGAAGAAAAATATAAAGAGATGGACGACAGCGACAATGCAACACTGTTTAAGGTTACCATAGATGGGAATGATAAAAAAGTAGAAACAATTACGGTAGATTGA
- a CDS encoding DUF5686 and carboxypeptidase regulatory-like domain-containing protein, which yields MRFKLSILLFFISASISAQIVGKVTNSKGEPLPYVNIYLQNSYIGTTTNDDGNYTLNVSKKAEYVIVFQFLGYKTLSKNITPTSFPHILNIKLEEESTSLEEVILNTAEDPAYRIIRNTIAQQKENLARLSAYTAHFYSRGLWKVKDVPKKIMGQEIGDFNGMLDSTRTGIIYLSETISEIAYQKPNKFTEEIIASKVSGNDNGFSFNSAQSANISFYENTAELNAALVSPIATNALNYYNYKLDGVFYDGPKLINKIKIIPKRPNDRVWTGFIYIAEDDWQLYGTALSATGAAIQVPFVNNLLVKQNYKYDTKNDFWIKISQTIDFGFGLLGMKGEGGFIAVYSNYNFTPKFNKNTFTNEVLSFKPEANKKDSIFWRDSRPVPLTDEELKDYIKKDSLQTLQHSKPYLDSIDAKRNKLKVLSLLMGYTYKNSFEKWAVDYEAPLTKINFNTVQGWNSKAGLTYSKWYDDARTNTFSGAVHGNYGIAEDRFRFTVHMVRNFNWKDKLRLSLSGGSKVNQFNGSEPISPFINTISTLFFERNYMKLYERNYGQIGYSQEVINGLHLYAAAGYENRKPLFNNSDYVTIPFENISYTSNNPLAPNDYSNAAIKEHNIVKSKLRLQINFAQKYYSNPDMKFNIGDSPFPELNISIENGTAITESNYDYTQIEASLNQSLTLGNKGQFAYNLKSGTFANGDAISFVDFKHFNGNQTRVGTSANYTQMFNLMPYYMFSTNKSYFEGHLEHDFRGWILGKIPGINKLNFNLVAGAHFLSTEERKPYSEFSVGIDNLGIGKFRLLRVDYVRSYYNNESRGAFIFGLKFFDIFEP from the coding sequence ATGCGCTTTAAACTCAGTATTCTTCTCTTTTTTATTTCAGCAAGTATTTCTGCCCAAATAGTTGGGAAAGTAACCAACTCCAAAGGCGAACCTCTGCCCTACGTTAACATTTATCTGCAAAACAGCTATATTGGCACCACAACGAACGACGACGGTAATTACACTTTAAATGTTTCAAAAAAAGCGGAATACGTAATCGTTTTTCAATTTTTGGGATATAAAACTTTAAGCAAGAATATTACTCCCACTTCGTTTCCGCATATTCTAAATATTAAACTCGAAGAAGAATCTACCAGTCTTGAGGAGGTAATTTTAAACACTGCAGAAGATCCCGCATACCGCATTATTCGTAATACTATTGCACAACAAAAGGAAAATTTAGCAAGATTAAGCGCGTACACAGCTCACTTTTATTCGCGTGGATTGTGGAAAGTTAAAGACGTACCCAAAAAAATAATGGGACAAGAAATAGGCGATTTTAACGGCATGTTAGATTCTACCCGAACTGGTATTATTTATCTTTCGGAAACTATTTCAGAAATTGCTTACCAAAAACCTAATAAATTCACCGAAGAAATAATTGCCAGTAAAGTAAGCGGCAACGATAACGGTTTCAGCTTTAACAGTGCTCAAAGCGCTAATATTTCGTTTTATGAAAATACGGCGGAACTCAATGCTGCATTGGTCTCGCCTATTGCTACCAACGCCTTAAATTATTATAACTATAAACTAGACGGTGTTTTTTACGATGGGCCAAAACTCATTAATAAAATAAAGATAATTCCAAAACGACCCAACGATAGGGTTTGGACAGGTTTTATTTATATAGCTGAAGACGATTGGCAATTGTACGGAACTGCACTTTCCGCTACCGGGGCTGCAATTCAGGTGCCATTTGTAAATAACTTATTGGTAAAACAGAATTATAAGTACGATACAAAAAATGATTTTTGGATCAAGATTTCACAAACTATCGATTTTGGTTTCGGGCTTTTAGGGATGAAAGGAGAGGGCGGGTTTATAGCTGTTTACAGCAATTACAACTTTACACCGAAGTTCAACAAAAACACCTTTACTAATGAAGTGCTTTCATTTAAGCCCGAAGCTAATAAAAAAGACAGTATTTTTTGGAGAGATAGTCGTCCTGTACCACTAACGGATGAGGAATTAAAAGACTACATTAAAAAAGACAGCCTTCAGACATTACAGCATTCAAAACCGTACTTGGATTCAATAGACGCAAAACGCAACAAGCTAAAAGTTCTTAGTTTGCTTATGGGGTACACCTATAAAAATTCCTTTGAAAAATGGGCCGTTGACTACGAAGCGCCCCTAACCAAAATTAATTTTAATACCGTTCAAGGCTGGAATAGCAAAGCTGGGCTAACCTATAGCAAGTGGTATGATGACGCTCGCACAAACACATTTTCTGGCGCCGTACACGGAAACTACGGAATTGCCGAAGACAGGTTTCGGTTTACGGTGCATATGGTTCGCAATTTTAATTGGAAAGACAAATTGCGGCTTTCACTATCTGGCGGAAGCAAAGTGAATCAGTTTAATGGTTCAGAACCTATTTCGCCGTTTATAAATACTATTTCCACATTGTTTTTTGAACGAAATTATATGAAGTTGTACGAACGTAATTACGGGCAAATTGGTTACAGCCAGGAAGTAATTAATGGTCTTCATCTGTATGCTGCCGCAGGGTATGAAAATCGCAAACCACTTTTTAATAATTCTGATTATGTTACCATTCCGTTTGAGAATATAAGCTATACCAGTAATAATCCGTTAGCCCCGAACGATTATAGCAATGCTGCCATTAAGGAGCACAACATTGTAAAAAGCAAGTTACGGTTGCAAATTAATTTTGCTCAGAAATATTATTCAAATCCAGATATGAAATTTAATATCGGCGATAGCCCATTTCCGGAGTTAAATATTTCAATTGAAAATGGAACAGCAATAACAGAATCTAACTACGATTACACACAAATTGAAGCGAGTTTAAATCAATCGCTAACTCTGGGAAACAAAGGGCAATTTGCTTACAATTTAAAGAGCGGCACTTTTGCGAATGGCGACGCAATTTCGTTTGTAGATTTTAAACATTTTAACGGAAACCAAACAAGAGTGGGCACTTCGGCTAATTATACCCAAATGTTTAACTTGATGCCTTATTATATGTTTAGCACCAATAAAAGCTATTTTGAAGGACATTTAGAGCACGATTTTCGAGGTTGGATTTTAGGCAAAATCCCTGGGATTAATAAATTAAACTTCAATTTGGTAGCTGGTGCACATTTTTTAAGTACCGAAGAACGTAAACCGTATTCCGAATTCTCAGTGGGAATAGACAATCTAGGCATTGGTAAATTTAGACTGCTTCGGGTAGATTACGTTCGTTCCTACTACAATAATGAGAGTCGCGGTGCCTTTATTTTTGGACTGAAGTTTTTCGATATTTTTGAACCCTAA
- a CDS encoding 3-hydroxybutyryl-CoA dehydrogenase: MKNIAVIGAGTMGNGIAHTFAQFDYKVNLIDLSETSLEKGMATVTKNLDRMVAKEKISEADKTRTLGNISTFTKLEEGVKGANLIVEAATENLDLKLKIFRDLDKFCPAETILASNTSSISITQIASATSRPEKVIGMHFMNPVPIMKLVEIIKGYSTSEETFKTVEELSKKLSKVPVEVNDYPGFVANRILMPMINEAVETLYNGVAGVKEIDTVMMLGMAHPMGPLALADFIGLDVCLSILNVMYDGFKNPKYAPCPLLVNMVMAGKLGAKSGEGFYDYSQNRKAETISSQFKK, translated from the coding sequence ATGAAGAATATAGCAGTAATAGGCGCAGGAACCATGGGCAACGGAATAGCCCACACCTTCGCACAATTTGATTACAAAGTAAATTTAATTGATCTTTCTGAAACCTCGCTGGAGAAAGGAATGGCAACTGTTACCAAAAATCTGGATAGAATGGTGGCAAAGGAAAAAATTTCGGAAGCAGATAAAACGCGCACTCTAGGCAATATTTCAACATTTACAAAATTAGAAGAAGGCGTAAAAGGTGCCAACTTGATTGTAGAAGCGGCAACCGAGAACTTAGATTTAAAACTGAAAATTTTTAGGGATTTAGATAAATTTTGTCCTGCCGAAACAATTCTGGCCAGCAACACTTCATCTATTTCCATTACGCAGATTGCTTCCGCCACCTCTCGACCTGAGAAGGTAATCGGAATGCATTTTATGAATCCTGTGCCCATTATGAAATTAGTTGAAATTATTAAAGGGTACAGTACTTCTGAAGAAACGTTTAAAACCGTTGAAGAACTTTCAAAAAAATTAAGCAAAGTACCGGTAGAGGTTAACGATTATCCAGGCTTTGTAGCCAATAGAATTTTAATGCCAATGATTAACGAAGCTGTTGAAACACTTTATAACGGCGTGGCAGGCGTTAAAGAAATAGACACCGTTATGATGCTAGGCATGGCACACCCGATGGGTCCCTTAGCGCTAGCCGATTTTATTGGACTCGATGTATGTTTATCTATATTGAATGTAATGTACGATGGATTTAAAAACCCAAAGTATGCCCCGTGTCCGTTATTAGTAAATATGGTTATGGCAGGCAAACTGGGAGCAAAAAGCGGTGAAGGATTTTACGATTACAGCCAAAACCGAAAGGCAGAAACTATTTCCTCACAATTTAAAAAGTAA
- a CDS encoding exonuclease domain-containing protein, whose amino-acid sequence MYAILDIETTGGKYNEEGITEIAIYRFDGHQIVDQFSSLINPEIPIQPFVVNLTGINNEMLRNAPKFYEIAKRVIEITEDCVVVAHNALFDKRILTTEFDRLGYQFEKKTLCTVELSKKLIPDMPSYSLGKLVRALGIPLSDRHRAQGDAKATVALFKMLLDKDKSKEIITETLRKDTKKQLEPKLLDIIKDTPSETGVYYMRNEAGKIIYIGKSKNIKKRLTQHFTSDNRKSKKIQLEVKSVSYEKTGNELIALLKECEEIKHNKPLYNRALRHTTFTHQLTSFVDEKGYINLKIEKADNRKKAITTFGNYQQAKTALFKITEEYQLCEKLTGLNHTEKQCFNYTIQECFGACVNNEAVAEYNSRVNSFLEKCSYENQNMLIIDRGREIEERSVILIENGVYKGYGFYNLNHQINNPEILKSIINPMQNNRDVQHIIQSYLRRKKVLKTVKLTANTVN is encoded by the coding sequence GTGTACGCAATTTTAGACATAGAAACGACGGGAGGAAAATACAATGAGGAGGGAATCACCGAAATTGCAATATACAGGTTTGACGGCCATCAAATCGTCGATCAGTTTTCAAGTCTTATCAATCCTGAGATACCCATACAGCCCTTTGTTGTAAACCTTACCGGCATTAATAATGAAATGCTTCGGAATGCGCCAAAATTCTACGAAATAGCAAAGCGCGTTATCGAAATTACCGAAGACTGCGTAGTGGTAGCGCATAATGCACTTTTTGACAAACGAATTCTTACAACCGAATTTGACCGATTGGGATATCAATTTGAAAAGAAAACACTATGTACGGTAGAACTTTCAAAAAAATTGATTCCAGATATGCCATCGTATAGTTTGGGAAAATTAGTACGCGCATTGGGCATTCCTTTAAGCGACCGCCATCGCGCACAAGGCGATGCTAAGGCAACCGTAGCACTTTTTAAAATGTTGTTGGACAAAGACAAGTCTAAAGAAATAATTACCGAAACCCTTCGTAAAGACACCAAAAAACAGCTAGAGCCAAAGCTCTTAGATATAATTAAAGACACGCCTTCTGAAACTGGCGTATATTATATGCGCAATGAGGCCGGCAAGATTATATACATCGGGAAAAGTAAAAATATTAAGAAACGCCTAACACAACATTTCACAAGTGACAACAGAAAATCTAAAAAAATTCAGTTGGAAGTAAAGTCTGTTTCATATGAAAAAACAGGAAACGAACTTATTGCTCTATTAAAGGAATGCGAAGAAATAAAACACAACAAACCTTTGTACAACAGAGCATTGCGACATACTACATTTACGCATCAGCTTACATCGTTTGTAGATGAAAAAGGCTATATAAATCTAAAAATTGAAAAGGCAGATAATCGTAAAAAAGCCATAACTACCTTCGGCAATTATCAACAGGCCAAAACGGCACTGTTTAAAATAACTGAAGAATATCAACTTTGTGAAAAACTTACTGGACTAAACCATACAGAAAAACAATGTTTTAATTACACTATTCAAGAATGCTTTGGAGCATGTGTAAATAATGAGGCAGTTGCTGAATATAACAGCCGCGTAAATTCTTTTTTGGAAAAATGTAGTTACGAAAACCAAAACATGTTAATAATAGATCGCGGAAGGGAAATTGAGGAACGATCGGTAATTTTAATTGAAAACGGTGTTTATAAAGGATACGGTTTTTATAATTTGAACCATCAAATAAACAATCCTGAAATATTAAAATCTATCATAAATCCAATGCAAAACAATCGGGATGTACAGCATATTATCCAAAGTTATTTACGAAGGAAAAAAGTACTTAAAACGGTTAAGCTTACCGCCAATACTGTGAATTAA